One region of Chanodichthys erythropterus isolate Z2021 chromosome 17, ASM2448905v1, whole genome shotgun sequence genomic DNA includes:
- the LOC137004944 gene encoding TRPM8 channel-associated factor homolog: MACKQDYNTLMSGLQELDFQGKAVPSNLVLIGEHAFPLAMNPIGLVLIAASHYGQGRIVVLGHEEYLTRFPGLIENALMWLMPGTGDGGIVGIKGSLRSVADNLNSCSIKTELGDFRDGLAIYITDAYSVETCAKDLIAFLKAGGGLIIAGQAWNWSYHHPQENSIRNFPGNKVCSVAGIYFSKDPQEVGKFPVPSNIPSNWLAVSIAKDFKDDLEFLLQGVSEFDTQGEALASEVMVHGPLAFPIVFTPAGKAFIAGAYYGQGRVILVSHEGYLGRDSLSTFMINAIKWLDEGRTGVIGILPSLEAAHTVLSKSGLDCQLTGFREDLSVYVCTSYSDAQCAEIQEFVAEGGGLLIGGHAWYWAQTHPGCNVMTEYPGNHILNKMGLSLLGNTLGGGLYKAPEIEHWCREGYHFRSMLQRFSEHVSQGKELTDHEQGYLKQLGCDCANYLRMRSHDSAAYTSVLAILTDIVKKEGVPQVCSNCPVESAKGHLMLQIGTEVYKVSPNPDDLFPYIIKNRPARVRISANTAADEEWISTGLYLSPGMKTFIEIPPEIVGKNWQVQLGCQTDNIGGANVLKRAPVVHERFPLNKEMVQVWNLWGGLIYLIAPPQSKVDGVEIVVQVSVQAPYFKSGETSVADWVSGIRSAPAPWAELEFENIIITLESEFIRNLDRPDEVATLWDTIMRSIADLAARPAKFPRKERFVADVQISCGFMHSGYPIMMHSISAPELINVEKAYKSGLWGAIHELGHNQQRRVWEFPPHTTECTCNLWSVYVHEKVLRMNRANAHPDMTLKNRQARIKMYCSGGKDLKSWSVWTALETYMQLQEKFGWDAFKKVFAAYHKMSGVPDDNAGKMNLYAETFSKVVNLNLCPFFKAWGWPIQPSTEEKISHLPKWSDHPMSQYA, encoded by the exons ATGGCATGTAAACAGGATTACAACACTCTCATGTCTGGGCTGCAGGAGCTTGATTTCCAAGGGAAAGCAGTGCCCAGCAATCTTGTACTAATAGGTGAACATGCCTTTCCACTTGCAATGAATCCAATAGGTCTGGTGCTGATAGCTGCATCTCATTACGGTCAGGGACGTATAGTGGTGTTGGGACACGAGGAATACCTAACACGCTTTCCTGGCCTCATAGAGAATGCCCTAATGTGGCTCATGCCAGGTACCGGTGATGGCGGCATTGTAGGGATCAAGGGGAGTTTACGTTCAGTAGCTGACAACTTGAACAGCTGCTCTATCAAGACAGAGCTAGGAGACTTTCGGGATGGATTAGCTATATATATCACAGATGCTTACAGTGTTGAGACCTGTGCAAAGGATCTGATTGCTTTCCTCAAAGCTGGAGGTGGTTTGATCATTGCTGGTCAAGCCTGGAATTGGTCTTATCACCATCCACAAGAAAACTCTATAAGGAACTTCCCAGGAAACAAGGTGTGCAGTGTTGCAGGAATTTATTTCTCTAAAGACCCACAAGAAGTTGGCAAATTTCCTGTTCCGAGTAATATCCCTTCTAATTGGCTTGCTGTTTC AATAGCCAAAGACTTTAAAGATGATCTAGAGTTCCTGCTACAAGGCGTGTCCGAGTTTGACACCCAAGGAGAGGCTTTAGCATCTGAGGTGATGGTGCATGGACCATTAGCATTTCCCATTGTATTCACGCCGGCTGGAAAAGCATTCATTGCTGGTGCATATTATGGACAAGGTCGAGTAATTCTGGTATCCCATGAAGGCTACCTGGGCCGGGACTCTCTGTCCACATTCATGATCAATGCTATCAAGTGGCTTGATGAGGGTCGGACGGGTGTTATTGGGATCTTACCCAGCCTCGAAGCAGCCCACACGGTACTGAGCAAATCAGGTTTAGATTGCCAGTTGACTGGCTTCAGAGAAGATCTGAGCGTCTACGTCTGCACTTCCTACAGTGATGCCCAGTGTGCAGAGATCCAAGAATTTGTTGCTGAAGGTGGAGGTCTTCTGATTGGGGGTCATGCCTGGTATTGGGCCCAGACCCACCCTGGCTGTAATGTGATGACCGAATACCCAGGAAATCACATTCTTAACAAGATGGGATTGAGCCTCTTAGGCAACACCTTGGGTGGAGGGTTATATAAGGCCCCAGAAATAGAGCACTGGTGTAGAGAGGGGTACCACTTTCGTAGCATGCTGCAGCGATTTTCTGAACATGTAAGCCAGGGAAAAGAACTGACTGATCATGAACAGGGCTACTTGAAGCAGCTGGGCTGCGACTGTGCCAATTATCTTCGTATGCGTTCACATGACAGTGCCGCCTACACTTCAGTGCTCGCAATTCTTACTGACATAGTGAAGAAGGAAGGTGTTCCACAGGTGTGCAGTAATtgtcctgttgaaagtgccaaAGGCCACCTGATGCTCCAAATTGGGACTGAGGTATACAAAGTGTCGCCTAATCCTGATGACCTTTTTCCATACATCATCAAGAACAGACCCGCAAGAGTTCGGATCAGTGCAAACACTGCAG CTGATGAAGAATGGATAAGCACAGGCTTATATCTTTCTCCTGGTATGAAGACGTTCATAGAAATACCTCCAGAGATCGTTGGGAAAAATTGGCAG GTGCAGCTTGGTTGCCAGACAGATAACATTGGTGGAGCAAATGTCCTGAAACGGGCTCCTGTGGTCCATGAGCGATTCCCCTTAAACAAAGAAATGGTCCAGGTCTGGAATTTGTGGGGAGGGCTCATCTACCTCATAGCACCTCCCCAGAGCAAAGTGGATGGGGTGGAAATTGTCGTGCAGGTCTCAGTACAGGCTCCATACTTCAAATCTG GAGAGACAAGTGTAGCTGACTGGGTGAGCGGGATCCGTTCGGCACCTGCCCCCTGGGCAGAACTTGAGTTTGAGAATATCATCATTACATTAGAATCAGAGTTTATAAGGAATCTGGACCGCCCTGATGAGGTGGCTACACTTTGGGATACCATAATGAGAAGCATAGCTGACCTTGCAGCAAGACCTGCCAAGTTTCCCCGCAAAGAGCGGTTTGTTGCGGATGTTCAGATCTCTTGCG GTTTCATGCATTCTGGATATCCCATCATGATGCACTCCATCTCTGCCCCAGAACTAATAAATGTGGAGAAAGCCTATAAAAGTGGTCTTTGGGGAGCCATCCATGAGTTGGGTCATAACCAGCAGCGCAGAGTTTGGGAGTTCCCTCCGCACACCACTGAGTGCACCTGCAACCTGTGGTCAGTGTACGTACATGAGAAAGTGCTGCGAATGAATAGAGCTAATGCTCATCCCGACATGACTCTAAAAAACCGCCAGGCTCGTATCAAGATGTATTGCAGTGGCGGTAAGGATTTAAAAAGCTGGAGTGTGTGGACAGCACTCGAGACTTACATGCAG cttcAGGAAAAATTTGGCTGGGATGCTTTTAAGAAAGTTTTTGCTGCGTACCATAAAATGAGTGGAGTGCCAGATGACAATGCAGGCAAGATGAATCTATATGCTGAGACCTTCTCCAAGGTGGTCAACCTGAATCTGTGCCCCTTCTTCAAAGCGTGGGGTTGGCCCATCCAGCCCAGCACAGAAGAGAAGATCTCTCATCTTCCTAAATGGAGTGACCATCCTATGAGCCAGTACGCATAA